In a single window of the Ramlibacter agri genome:
- a CDS encoding dienelactone hydrolase family protein: protein MATAHHATPLQEVRIPSAGAWLQGDLGLPAEFIGLVLFAHGSGSGRHSARNRLVARRLQQAGIATLLFDLLTVQEEEVDLRTRQHRFDIALLTRRMEDATTWASTQNAVRGLPMGYFGASTGSAAALIAAAHLGHRVAAVVSRGGRPDLAGPAALGAVTAPTLLIVGGDDREALHLNEEALERLQCPKRLSVVADATHLFEEPGTLEEVADLAAAWFSRHLLRTEHLV from the coding sequence ATGGCCACCGCGCATCACGCCACGCCGCTGCAGGAAGTCCGCATCCCCTCCGCCGGCGCGTGGCTGCAGGGCGACCTGGGCCTGCCGGCCGAGTTCATCGGGCTCGTGCTGTTCGCGCACGGCAGCGGCAGCGGCCGCCACAGCGCGCGCAACCGCCTGGTGGCGCGCCGCCTGCAGCAGGCCGGCATCGCCACATTGCTGTTCGACCTGCTCACGGTGCAGGAAGAAGAGGTGGACCTGCGCACGCGGCAGCATCGCTTCGACATCGCGCTGCTCACCCGCCGCATGGAAGACGCGACGACCTGGGCGTCCACGCAAAACGCCGTGCGCGGCCTGCCCATGGGTTACTTCGGCGCGAGCACCGGCAGCGCCGCGGCGCTGATCGCCGCCGCCCACCTGGGCCACCGCGTGGCGGCCGTGGTGTCGCGCGGCGGCCGTCCCGATCTGGCGGGCCCGGCGGCGCTGGGCGCCGTCACCGCGCCCACGCTGCTGATCGTCGGTGGCGACGACCGCGAAGCGCTGCACCTCAACGAGGAAGCGCTCGAGCGCCTGCAGTGCCCCAAGCGCCTGTCCGTCGTGGCGGATGCCACGCACCTGTTCGAGGAGCCGGGCACGCTGGAAGAAGTGGCCGACCTGGCCGCGGCATGGTTCAGCCGCCACCTGCTGCGGACCGAACACCTGGTATGA
- a CDS encoding phosphoribosyltransferase, which translates to MSEAPRLPYTDREEAGRVLALALEHLRGRAGLLVLALPRGGVPVGYEVARELGAPLDVLIVRKLGHPGHEEYAMGAIASGGIRVMNPDAERYVKREDVERIARREQEELQRRELLYRGDASPLALSNRVLVLVDDGLATGSTMRAAARAVRQQKPAWTCIAVPVGAPETVEDLRAEADEVVCPAQPIPFRAVGLWYRAFPQTSDEEVRHLLDAARQDLPAAALASPGSTA; encoded by the coding sequence ATGAGCGAAGCGCCGCGCCTGCCCTACACCGACCGCGAGGAAGCGGGCCGCGTGCTGGCGCTTGCGCTGGAGCACCTGCGCGGCCGCGCCGGCCTGCTGGTGCTGGCCCTGCCGCGTGGCGGCGTGCCGGTGGGCTACGAAGTGGCGCGCGAACTGGGCGCGCCGCTGGACGTGCTGATCGTGCGCAAGCTGGGGCATCCGGGCCACGAGGAATACGCCATGGGCGCCATCGCCAGCGGCGGCATCCGCGTGATGAACCCCGACGCCGAACGCTACGTGAAACGGGAGGACGTGGAACGCATCGCGCGGCGCGAACAGGAAGAACTGCAGCGGCGCGAACTGCTTTACCGCGGCGACGCGTCGCCGCTGGCGCTCTCCAACCGCGTGCTGGTCTTGGTCGACGATGGCCTGGCCACCGGCTCGACGATGCGTGCCGCTGCGCGCGCCGTGCGGCAGCAGAAGCCCGCCTGGACCTGCATCGCCGTGCCGGTGGGGGCGCCCGAGACGGTCGAAGACCTGCGCGCGGAAGCCGACGAAGTCGTCTGCCCGGCGCAACCCATTCCTTTCCGCGCGGTCGGCCTCTGGTACCGCGCTTTCCCGCAGACCAGCGACGAGGAGGTGCGCCACCTGCTCGACGCCGCCCGGCAGGACCTGCCGGCCGCTGCCCTGGCGTCCCCTGGAAGTACCGCATGA
- a CDS encoding (2Fe-2S)-binding protein: protein MDRRGFIESCSAGAAGLTLAASWPDAWANAKPRAYAPALLVTDRGDPLRAADLKEQANYVFHYPYLATPVFLLDLGKAAQPRALSTAGHEPYNWPGGVGNKRSVVAFSAICAHQLVFPTREVSFISFRKTRAQRGVQDALIHCCAEHSQYDPARGAEVLAGPARQPLCAVLLSYDPRVDSLTAYATLGGELFDEFFKKYAAKLSLDVGSKAHDPVNGKTVVYPLEKFCRNPIQC from the coding sequence ATGGACCGGCGCGGTTTCATCGAATCCTGCAGTGCGGGCGCCGCGGGGCTCACGCTGGCGGCCAGCTGGCCCGATGCGTGGGCCAACGCCAAGCCCCGGGCCTACGCGCCCGCGCTGCTGGTCACCGATCGCGGCGACCCGCTGCGCGCCGCGGACCTGAAGGAGCAGGCGAATTACGTCTTCCACTATCCCTACCTGGCCACGCCGGTGTTCCTGTTGGACCTGGGGAAAGCCGCGCAGCCGCGTGCGCTGAGCACCGCGGGCCACGAGCCCTACAACTGGCCGGGCGGAGTGGGCAACAAGCGCAGCGTCGTGGCGTTCTCCGCCATCTGCGCGCACCAGCTGGTGTTCCCCACGCGCGAGGTGAGTTTCATCAGCTTCCGCAAGACCCGTGCGCAGCGCGGCGTGCAGGACGCGTTGATCCACTGCTGCGCCGAGCACAGCCAGTACGACCCCGCGCGCGGCGCCGAGGTGCTCGCCGGGCCGGCCCGGCAGCCCTTGTGCGCGGTGCTGCTGTCGTACGACCCGCGGGTGGACAGCCTCACGGCCTATGCCACCCTGGGCGGCGAGCTGTTCGACGAGTTCTTCAAGAAGTACGCGGCCAAGCTGAGCCTGGACGTGGGCTCGAAGGCGCACGATCCGGTCAATGGAAAGACGGTGGTCTATCCGCTGGAGAAGTTCTGCCGGAACCCGATCCAGTGTTAG
- a CDS encoding GGDEF domain-containing protein, whose product MDRVAAGFWGAFFCTAALMLLMSLAAFVQSHKRVALMAALTSLVSAAFVVAYLGWLPIGLEVEARVLGHVAVVAAIALALMLMLMLGMLRRGAVNQRALVPVLATGALAIVVGWLLEPTQQLALGSLYAMTLAAAMVVVAVRGARRGDRAGWVASAVLVLAMVSVAGLTWIALKRPAEWPVHAVSALAAIAYLCIIARMLWARYSYLLELAEVMRHGPSYDPVTRMRSHSETGQLVGDVFFRREGEAQRVGVIAICIANLYALENLHGRAAFNHALFVCAGRLRRCVPQYVEMGRLGEDGFLLLVRNGDDMSRVEQLARTVRERLARPVALSTSRDAAGLDAAGTTWIAEVGVGVLGTTTQARPSQAVGTARAMARTAWSYGSRLARYDTEAGQIAELPPEEPREQREAA is encoded by the coding sequence ATGGACAGGGTGGCGGCGGGTTTCTGGGGAGCCTTCTTCTGCACGGCGGCGTTGATGCTGCTGATGTCGCTGGCCGCCTTCGTCCAGTCGCACAAGCGGGTCGCCCTCATGGCGGCGCTGACCTCGCTGGTCTCCGCCGCCTTCGTCGTCGCCTACCTCGGCTGGCTGCCGATCGGGCTGGAGGTGGAAGCGCGCGTGCTGGGGCACGTGGCGGTCGTGGCCGCGATCGCGCTGGCCCTGATGCTCATGCTGATGCTGGGCATGCTGCGGCGCGGGGCGGTCAACCAGCGCGCCCTGGTGCCCGTGCTCGCGACCGGCGCGCTGGCGATCGTCGTGGGCTGGCTGCTGGAGCCCACGCAGCAGCTCGCCCTGGGCTCGCTCTACGCGATGACGCTGGCCGCCGCGATGGTCGTGGTGGCGGTGCGCGGCGCCCGCCGCGGCGACCGCGCCGGCTGGGTCGCCAGCGCCGTGCTGGTGCTGGCCATGGTGTCGGTTGCGGGCCTGACGTGGATCGCGCTGAAGCGGCCCGCCGAGTGGCCGGTGCATGCGGTGAGCGCGCTGGCGGCCATCGCCTATCTCTGCATCATCGCCCGCATGTTGTGGGCGCGCTATTCCTACCTGCTGGAGCTGGCCGAAGTCATGCGGCACGGCCCCAGCTACGACCCGGTCACGCGCATGCGTTCGCACAGCGAGACAGGGCAGCTGGTGGGCGACGTGTTCTTCCGCCGCGAAGGCGAGGCCCAGCGGGTGGGCGTGATCGCGATCTGCATCGCCAACCTGTATGCGCTGGAGAACCTGCACGGGCGCGCCGCGTTCAACCACGCGCTGTTCGTCTGCGCCGGGCGGCTGCGGCGTTGCGTGCCGCAGTACGTGGAGATGGGGCGCCTGGGCGAGGACGGCTTCCTGCTGCTGGTGCGCAACGGCGACGACATGAGCCGGGTGGAGCAGCTGGCCCGCACCGTGCGCGAGCGACTGGCGCGGCCGGTGGCGCTCAGCACCAGCCGCGACGCCGCCGGCCTGGACGCGGCCGGCACGACGTGGATCGCCGAGGTCGGCGTCGGCGTGCTGGGCACCACGACCCAGGCACGGCCCTCACAGGCGGTCGGAACGGCCCGCGCCATGGCCCGCACGGCCTGGAGCTACGGCAGCCGGCTGGCCCGCTACGACACCGAAGCCGGGCAGATCGCGGAGCTCCCGCCCGAGGAGCCGCGGGAGCAGCGCGAGGCCGCCTGA
- the argA gene encoding amino-acid N-acetyltransferase, translated as MSAIFNFTFVPWFRSVAPYIHMHRGKTFVVGITGEAVAAGKLQAIAQDLALIQSMGVKVVLVHGFRPQVNEQLKVKGHPARYSHGMRITDEVALDAAQEAAGQLRYEIEAAFSQGLPNTPMAGSTVRVISGNFITARPVGILDGIDFRHSGLVRKVDGAGIKRTLDFGAMVLLSPFGFSPTGEAFNLTMEEVATSVAIALQADKLLFLAEVPGVRIQPLEPESEDNPIDTELPLAAAKQLLASLPPAQNPSDIGFYLQHCVKACEAGVERSHVIPFAVDGSLLLEVYMHDGIGTMVVDEKLEELREATADDVGGILQLIEPFEKDGTLVKRDRTEIERDIANYSIIDHDGVIFACAALYPYPEARTGEMAALTVSPQSQGQGDGEKILRRVEQRARAMGLDSIFVLTTRTMHWFLKRGFVQVDPEWLPDARKRKYNWDRKSMVFVKKLA; from the coding sequence ATGTCCGCGATCTTCAACTTCACCTTCGTGCCCTGGTTCCGCTCGGTGGCGCCCTACATCCACATGCACCGCGGCAAGACCTTCGTGGTGGGCATCACCGGGGAGGCCGTGGCCGCGGGCAAGCTGCAGGCCATCGCCCAGGACCTGGCGCTGATCCAGAGCATGGGCGTGAAGGTGGTGCTGGTGCACGGCTTCCGGCCGCAGGTGAACGAGCAGCTGAAGGTCAAGGGCCATCCCGCGCGCTACTCGCACGGCATGCGCATCACCGACGAAGTGGCGCTGGACGCCGCGCAGGAAGCCGCCGGCCAGCTGCGCTACGAAATCGAAGCGGCCTTCAGCCAGGGCCTGCCCAACACGCCGATGGCGGGGTCCACCGTGCGTGTGATCTCCGGCAACTTCATCACGGCGCGGCCGGTCGGCATCCTGGACGGCATCGACTTCCGGCATTCGGGCCTGGTGCGCAAGGTGGACGGCGCCGGCATCAAGCGCACCCTGGACTTCGGGGCCATGGTGCTGCTGTCGCCCTTCGGCTTCTCGCCCACCGGCGAGGCTTTCAACCTGACGATGGAAGAAGTCGCGACCAGCGTCGCCATCGCGCTGCAGGCCGACAAGCTGCTGTTCCTGGCCGAAGTCCCCGGCGTGCGCATCCAGCCGCTGGAGCCGGAGAGCGAGGACAACCCGATCGACACCGAGCTGCCGCTGGCCGCCGCCAAGCAGCTGCTGGCCAGCCTGCCGCCGGCGCAGAACCCGAGCGACATCGGCTTCTACCTGCAGCACTGCGTGAAGGCCTGCGAGGCCGGCGTCGAGCGCAGCCACGTCATCCCGTTCGCCGTCGACGGCTCGCTGCTGCTGGAGGTGTACATGCACGACGGCATCGGCACGATGGTGGTGGACGAGAAGCTGGAGGAACTGCGCGAAGCGACCGCCGACGACGTGGGCGGCATCCTGCAGCTGATCGAACCCTTCGAGAAGGACGGCACGCTGGTCAAGCGGGACCGCACCGAGATCGAGCGCGACATCGCGAACTACTCGATCATCGACCACGACGGCGTGATCTTCGCCTGCGCGGCGCTCTACCCCTACCCGGAAGCGCGCACTGGCGAGATGGCCGCGCTGACCGTGTCGCCGCAAAGCCAGGGCCAGGGCGATGGCGAGAAGATCCTGCGGCGCGTGGAACAGCGCGCCCGCGCCATGGGGCTGGACAGCATCTTCGTGCTCACCACGCGCACGATGCACTGGTTCCTGAAGCGCGGCTTCGTGCAGGTCGACCCCGAGTGGCTGCCCGATGCGCGCAAGCGCAAGTACAACTGGGACCGCAAGAGCATGGTCTTCGTCAAGAAGCTCGCCTGA
- a CDS encoding 7TM diverse intracellular signaling domain-containing protein yields MDALAAGFWGAFFGTAALMLLVSLAAYVRSHRRVALMAGLSALMSAAFAIAYLGFLPLEPGPEARVLAHVAMGVASVLALMLLSMLGLLRQGARAQRAFAGLGGFALAVIVVGWLLRPEQALALSSLAALGVGLLMMLVAVRSAMRGDRLAWGSVTGVGCMLVALAGLSWIALNRSTPWPVHAISALAGMAYLSVMAAALWARYSYLLELAEVMAHGPSYDPVTRMRSHSETGQMVGDFFFRREGSATRPVGVIAVCIANLYALENLHGRAAFNHALFVCAGRLRRCVPANMEMGRLGEDGFLLLLPNPSDLERVQQVARIVRERLSRPLALSLSREPAGLEAAGTQWAAELGIGVLNTSTQVRPSQAIATARAMARTAWSYGSRLAVYDAEQGRIAELPLQPASVA; encoded by the coding sequence ATGGACGCGTTGGCGGCGGGTTTCTGGGGTGCATTCTTCGGCACGGCGGCATTGATGCTGCTGGTGTCGCTGGCCGCCTATGTCCGCTCGCACCGCCGGGTGGCGCTGATGGCCGGCCTCTCCGCGCTGATGTCGGCCGCCTTCGCCATCGCCTACCTCGGCTTCCTGCCGCTGGAGCCCGGCCCCGAGGCGCGCGTGCTGGCCCATGTGGCCATGGGCGTGGCCAGCGTCCTGGCCCTGATGCTGCTGTCCATGCTGGGCCTGCTGCGCCAGGGCGCGCGGGCGCAGCGCGCATTCGCCGGCCTGGGCGGTTTCGCGCTGGCGGTGATCGTTGTGGGCTGGCTGCTGCGGCCGGAACAGGCGCTCGCGCTCAGCTCGCTGGCCGCGCTGGGCGTGGGCCTGCTGATGATGCTGGTGGCGGTCCGCAGTGCCATGCGCGGCGACCGCCTGGCCTGGGGCAGCGTCACCGGCGTGGGCTGCATGCTGGTGGCGCTGGCCGGCCTGAGCTGGATCGCCCTGAACCGCAGCACGCCCTGGCCCGTGCACGCAATCAGTGCGCTGGCCGGCATGGCCTATCTCTCGGTGATGGCCGCTGCGTTGTGGGCGCGCTACTCCTACCTGCTCGAACTGGCGGAGGTGATGGCGCACGGTCCCAGTTACGACCCGGTCACGCGCATGCGCTCGCACAGCGAGACCGGGCAGATGGTGGGCGATTTCTTCTTCCGCCGCGAAGGCAGCGCGACCCGGCCGGTGGGCGTCATCGCCGTGTGCATCGCCAACCTGTATGCGCTGGAGAACTTGCACGGGCGGGCGGCGTTCAACCATGCGCTGTTCGTCTGCGCTGGCCGTCTGCGCCGCTGCGTGCCGGCCAACATGGAGATGGGGCGGCTGGGCGAGGACGGCTTCCTGCTGCTGCTGCCCAACCCGTCCGACCTGGAGCGCGTGCAGCAGGTCGCGCGCATCGTGCGCGAGCGGTTGTCGCGGCCGCTGGCCCTGAGCCTCAGCCGCGAGCCCGCGGGCCTGGAGGCGGCGGGCACCCAATGGGCGGCGGAACTGGGCATCGGCGTCCTCAACACCAGCACGCAGGTGCGGCCCTCGCAGGCCATCGCCACGGCGCGCGCGATGGCGCGCACGGCCTGGAGCTACGGCAGCCGGCTGGCGGTGTACGACGCGGAGCAGGGCCGGATCGCCGAACTGCCGTTGCAGCCCGCCAGCGTCGCCTGA
- the hrpA gene encoding ATP-dependent RNA helicase HrpA yields the protein MAAMAAHQVVIVCGETGSGKTTQLPKIALAMGRGKLNAPAGKGKLIGHTQPRRIAASSVAKRIAQELQTPLGEVVGFKVRFQDRLAKDASVKLMTDGILLAETQSDPLLSAYDTIIIDEAHERSLNIDFLLGYLRQLLPRRPDLKIVVTSATIDAERFAQHFASAQGPAPVIYVSGRMFPVEQRWKPFEESREFDLNDAIAEGVDDLWRGNAPGDILVFLPGEREIREAADHLRKHLAHDPLTRNAEVLPLFARLSQAEQDRIFDSHSGRRIVLATNVAETSLTVPGIRYVIDTGTARVKRYSFRSKVEQLLVEPVSQAAANQRAGRCGRVANGICIRLYDEKDFTGRPRFTDPEILRSSLAGVILRMKSLHLGVVEDFPFIDAPSRRAIADGYDLLNELGAVDDNNELTPMGGELARLPLDPRVGRMILEARQRGAVQEVLVIASALSLQDVRDRPLEMQAQADQQHAKFDDEKSEFSGYLRLWQWLEESRGGHGTDHRLSNRQYEQLLRANFINVRRVREWRDVHSQLLTVVTEHKWRLNDQPASYEQLHKSMLSGLLGNIGFKLEDDEAYLGARGIKFYRHPGAHLKKRPGRWIVCAELVETTRLFGRGIANIDPQWIEEVAGHLLKKQLLDPHWEKKAAEVVALERATLYGLVIYSGRRTPFARVDLQGARDIFVRAGLVAGEWETRLPFLAANQKLVRQVEELEHKSRRQDVLVDEELIYAFYDQQVPRDVYSGQTFERWYREASRGKPELLKLTREELMRHEAAGITSNAFPKVVKLGGVDCAAAYLHEPGDARDGLTVTVPLFVLNQVSEERAEWLVPGMLKDKIQALLKSLPQKPRSRFVPLPESAARLAEVMNDPVRFAHGGLTDALLKQVREATSLDVKRTDFKLDMLPAHLFMNLRVVDEHGRQLGMGRNLPALKAEWGAQARGAFQALAGLKVTNKPDAPSPAGAGQGGGARAATTSSPASPPPSLPPAGGGENASYTSWTFGELPELMEVRKGGTSLVGFPALIDHREAVAIEVFDEPEVAAAKHRAGLRRLFALQLRDALKYLEKNIPDLQKMAVAFMPLGTMEELRDQVTEVALDRAFLLDPLPANAADFKRRLDEGRGRLTLIANEVARLAGTILVEYAAAARKIKDTKIQPEVTADAAQQLQRLVPKRFLAATPWTRLQHLPRYLKAIVLRLDKLRADPARDSQRQAEIKPQEQRYLRLLAERKGVMDERMEDFRWLLEELRVSFFAQELRTPQPVSTKRLEKLWSQLNS from the coding sequence ATGGCCGCCATGGCCGCCCACCAGGTCGTCATCGTCTGTGGCGAGACCGGCTCGGGCAAGACCACGCAATTGCCCAAGATCGCGCTGGCCATGGGCCGCGGCAAGCTCAATGCGCCCGCCGGCAAGGGCAAGCTGATCGGCCACACGCAGCCGCGGCGGATCGCCGCCTCCAGCGTGGCCAAGCGCATCGCGCAGGAGCTGCAGACGCCGCTGGGCGAGGTGGTCGGCTTCAAGGTGCGCTTCCAGGACCGGCTGGCCAAGGACGCCTCGGTCAAGCTGATGACCGACGGCATCCTGCTGGCCGAGACGCAGTCGGACCCGCTGCTCAGCGCCTACGACACGATCATCATCGACGAGGCGCACGAGCGCAGCCTCAACATCGACTTCCTGCTCGGCTACCTGCGCCAGCTGCTGCCGCGCCGGCCGGACCTGAAGATCGTCGTGACCTCGGCGACCATCGACGCCGAGCGCTTCGCCCAGCACTTCGCTTCGGCTCAAGGCCCTGCGCCCGTGATCTATGTGTCCGGCCGCATGTTCCCGGTGGAACAGCGCTGGAAGCCCTTCGAGGAGTCGCGCGAGTTCGACCTGAACGACGCGATCGCCGAGGGCGTCGACGACCTGTGGCGCGGCAACGCGCCGGGCGACATCCTGGTCTTCCTGCCCGGCGAGCGCGAAATCCGCGAGGCGGCCGACCACCTGCGCAAGCACCTCGCGCACGACCCGCTGACGCGCAACGCGGAGGTGCTGCCGCTGTTCGCGCGCCTGTCGCAGGCGGAACAGGACCGCATCTTCGACAGCCACAGCGGCCGGCGCATCGTGCTGGCCACCAACGTGGCCGAGACCTCGCTGACGGTGCCGGGCATCCGCTACGTCATCGACACCGGCACCGCGCGCGTGAAGCGCTACTCCTTCCGCAGCAAGGTGGAACAGCTGCTGGTGGAACCCGTCAGCCAGGCCGCGGCCAACCAGCGCGCCGGCCGCTGCGGCCGGGTGGCCAACGGCATCTGCATCCGGCTGTACGACGAGAAGGACTTCACCGGCCGGCCGCGCTTCACCGACCCCGAGATCCTGCGCTCCTCTCTGGCGGGCGTGATCCTGCGCATGAAGTCGTTGCACCTGGGCGTGGTGGAGGACTTTCCCTTCATCGACGCGCCGTCGCGGCGCGCCATCGCGGACGGCTACGACCTGCTGAACGAGCTGGGCGCGGTGGACGACAACAACGAGCTGACACCCATGGGCGGCGAACTGGCGCGCCTGCCGCTGGACCCGCGCGTGGGCCGCATGATCCTGGAAGCGCGCCAGCGCGGCGCGGTGCAGGAAGTGCTGGTGATCGCGTCGGCGCTGTCCTTGCAGGACGTGCGCGACCGGCCGCTGGAAATGCAGGCCCAGGCCGACCAGCAGCACGCCAAGTTCGACGACGAGAAGAGCGAGTTCTCGGGTTACCTGAGGCTGTGGCAGTGGCTGGAAGAGTCGCGCGGCGGCCATGGCACGGACCATCGCCTGTCCAACCGGCAGTACGAGCAACTGCTGCGGGCCAACTTCATCAACGTGCGGCGCGTGCGCGAATGGCGCGACGTGCATTCGCAGCTGCTGACGGTCGTCACCGAGCACAAGTGGCGCCTCAACGATCAGCCGGCCAGCTACGAGCAACTGCACAAGTCCATGCTGTCCGGCCTGCTGGGCAACATCGGCTTCAAGCTGGAAGACGACGAGGCCTACCTCGGCGCGCGCGGCATCAAGTTCTACCGCCATCCCGGCGCCCACCTGAAGAAGCGGCCCGGGCGCTGGATCGTCTGCGCGGAGCTGGTGGAGACCACGCGCCTGTTCGGCCGCGGCATCGCCAACATCGACCCGCAGTGGATCGAGGAAGTCGCCGGCCACCTGCTGAAGAAGCAGCTGCTCGACCCGCACTGGGAGAAGAAGGCGGCGGAAGTGGTGGCCCTGGAGCGCGCCACGCTTTACGGCCTGGTGATCTACAGCGGGCGGCGCACGCCCTTCGCCCGCGTCGACCTGCAGGGTGCGCGCGACATTTTCGTGCGCGCCGGGCTGGTGGCCGGCGAATGGGAAACGCGCCTGCCTTTCCTGGCCGCCAACCAGAAGCTGGTGCGGCAGGTGGAGGAGCTGGAACACAAGTCGCGCCGGCAGGACGTGCTGGTGGACGAGGAGCTGATCTACGCCTTCTACGACCAGCAGGTGCCGCGCGACGTGTACAGCGGCCAGACCTTCGAGCGCTGGTACCGCGAGGCGAGCCGCGGCAAGCCGGAACTGCTGAAGCTGACGCGCGAGGAGCTGATGCGGCACGAGGCCGCCGGCATCACCAGCAATGCCTTCCCGAAGGTGGTGAAGCTCGGGGGCGTCGACTGCGCGGCCGCTTACCTGCACGAGCCGGGCGATGCGCGCGACGGCCTGACCGTGACCGTGCCGCTGTTCGTGCTGAACCAGGTCAGCGAGGAGCGGGCCGAGTGGCTGGTGCCCGGCATGCTGAAGGACAAGATCCAGGCGCTGCTGAAAAGCCTGCCGCAGAAGCCGCGTTCGCGCTTCGTGCCGCTGCCGGAATCGGCGGCGCGGCTCGCGGAGGTGATGAACGACCCGGTGCGCTTCGCCCATGGCGGGCTCACCGACGCCTTGCTGAAGCAGGTGCGCGAGGCGACGAGCCTGGACGTGAAGCGCACGGACTTCAAGCTGGACATGTTGCCGGCGCACCTGTTCATGAATCTCCGCGTGGTCGACGAGCACGGCCGCCAGCTGGGCATGGGCCGCAACCTGCCGGCGCTGAAAGCGGAGTGGGGCGCGCAGGCGCGCGGGGCGTTCCAGGCGCTCGCCGGCCTCAAGGTGACGAACAAGCCCGACGCTCCCTCCCCCGCCGGGGCAGGGCAGGGTGGGGGCGCCCGCGCGGCGACGACGTCCTCGCCCGCGAGCCCCCCTCCCAGCCTCCCCCCAGCGGGGGGAGGAGAAAATGCCAGCTATACGAGCTGGACCTTCGGCGAGCTCCCCGAGCTGATGGAAGTGCGCAAGGGCGGCACCTCGCTGGTCGGTTTCCCGGCGCTGATCGACCATCGCGAGGCGGTCGCCATCGAGGTGTTCGACGAGCCCGAGGTCGCGGCGGCGAAGCATCGCGCGGGCCTGCGCCGGCTGTTCGCCCTGCAGCTGCGCGACGCGCTGAAGTACCTGGAAAAGAACATCCCCGACCTGCAGAAGATGGCGGTGGCCTTCATGCCGCTGGGGACGATGGAGGAACTGCGCGACCAGGTCACCGAGGTGGCCCTGGACCGCGCCTTCCTGCTCGACCCGCTGCCGGCGAACGCCGCGGACTTCAAGCGCCGCCTGGACGAGGGCCGCGGCCGGCTGACGCTGATCGCCAACGAGGTGGCGCGGCTCGCTGGCACGATCCTCGTGGAGTACGCGGCCGCCGCGCGCAAGATCAAGGACACGAAGATCCAGCCGGAGGTCACGGCCGATGCCGCGCAGCAACTGCAGCGCCTGGTGCCCAAGCGCTTCCTGGCCGCCACGCCGTGGACGCGGCTGCAGCACCTGCCGCGCTACCTGAAGGCCATCGTGCTGCGGCTGGACAAGCTGCGCGCCGACCCGGCGCGCGACAGCCAGCGCCAGGCCGAAATCAAGCCGCAGGAACAGCGTTACCTGCGCCTGCTCGCCGAACGCAAGGGCGTCATGGACGAGCGCATGGAGGACTTCCGCTGGCTGCTGGAGGAGCTGCGCGTCAGCTTCTTCGCGCAGGAGCTGCGCACCCCGCAGCCTGTGAGTACCAAGCGCCTGGAAAAACTCTGGTCCCAGCTGAATAGTTGA
- a CDS encoding pyridoxal phosphate-dependent aminotransferase: protein MSRTPAIQTKFPTMGTTIFTVMSALAAEKNAVNLGQGFPDFDCDPKLVDGVTEAMRKGLNQYPPMPGVPVLREAIAAKVETLYGRKYDPASEITVTAGATQAIITAILAIVKPGDEVIVLEPCYDSYVPNIELAGGKVVRVPLVPHSFRPDFAKIAAALSPRTRAILVNSPHNPSATVWTREEMLQLQDLLAPTDVFVISDEVYEHMVFDGQQHQSAARFPGLAARSLIVSSFGKTYHVTGWKIGYVAAPAALTAEFRKVHQFNVFTVNTPMQYGLASYMASPEPYLQLPAFYQRKRDLFREGLARTRFELLPSQGSYFQCVDISKVSDLGEADFCKWLTSEIGVAAIPLSAFYGDGFDQRVVRFCFAKKDETLQTALDRLAKL, encoded by the coding sequence ATGAGCCGCACCCCCGCCATCCAGACCAAGTTCCCCACGATGGGGACCACGATCTTCACGGTGATGTCCGCCCTGGCCGCCGAGAAGAACGCCGTCAACCTGGGCCAGGGCTTCCCGGATTTCGACTGCGACCCGAAGCTGGTCGACGGCGTCACCGAGGCCATGCGCAAGGGCCTCAACCAGTACCCGCCGATGCCGGGCGTGCCGGTCCTGCGCGAGGCGATCGCCGCCAAGGTGGAGACGCTGTATGGCCGCAAGTACGACCCGGCCTCGGAGATCACGGTCACCGCCGGCGCCACGCAGGCCATCATCACGGCGATCCTGGCCATCGTGAAGCCGGGCGACGAAGTGATCGTGCTGGAGCCCTGCTACGACAGCTACGTGCCCAACATCGAGCTGGCCGGCGGCAAGGTGGTGCGGGTGCCGCTGGTGCCCCACAGTTTCCGGCCGGACTTCGCCAAGATCGCCGCGGCCCTGTCGCCGCGCACCCGCGCCATCCTGGTCAACTCGCCTCACAACCCGAGCGCCACGGTTTGGACGCGCGAGGAGATGCTGCAGCTGCAGGACCTGCTGGCGCCGACCGACGTGTTCGTGATCAGCGACGAGGTCTACGAGCACATGGTGTTCGACGGCCAGCAGCACCAGAGCGCGGCCCGCTTCCCCGGGCTGGCGGCACGCTCGTTGATCGTCTCCAGCTTCGGCAAGACCTACCACGTGACCGGCTGGAAGATCGGCTACGTCGCGGCGCCGGCAGCGCTGACCGCCGAATTCCGCAAGGTGCACCAGTTCAACGTGTTCACCGTCAACACGCCGATGCAGTACGGCCTGGCCTCGTACATGGCCTCGCCCGAGCCCTACCTGCAACTGCCCGCCTTCTACCAGCGCAAGCGCGACCTGTTCCGTGAAGGCCTCGCGCGCACGCGCTTCGAGCTGCTGCCCTCGCAGGGCAGCTACTTCCAGTGCGTGGACATCTCCAAGGTCAGCGACCTGGGGGAAGCGGACTTCTGCAAGTGGCTCACCAGCGAGATCGGCGTGGCGGCGATCCCGCTATCCGCCTTCTACGGCGACGGCTTCGACCAGCGGGTGGTGCGCTTCTGCTTCGCGAAGAAGGACGAGACCTTGCAGACCGCACTGGACCGGCTGGCGAAGCTCTAA